One part of the Alistipes onderdonkii genome encodes these proteins:
- a CDS encoding porin family protein, translated as MKKFILCLLAVAAGMSAFGQGRVMGVRAGLNVTSIDLSAGSNSFSFDSRASYNVGFAYQQPLLRTLPLYLETGLYLTGRGGSVNASNFDLGFDEELSGKVKFNMLYLQVPVVVSWHFNVRSVSIQPLAGVFYGFGIHGKAKFKGEKADLFKSTDLGDGAEEEAMFKRSDLGLRFGANVTFKKHYNVSLGYDLGLLNILKDADEVKAKNGSFFVSLGYNF; from the coding sequence ATGAAGAAATTTATTCTTTGTTTGCTGGCCGTTGCCGCCGGCATGTCAGCATTCGGCCAGGGCCGCGTGATGGGAGTGCGCGCCGGACTGAATGTGACCAGCATCGACCTGAGCGCGGGCAGTAACAGCTTCTCGTTCGACTCGCGTGCGTCGTACAATGTGGGCTTTGCCTACCAGCAGCCGTTGCTGCGGACGCTGCCGCTCTACCTGGAAACGGGCCTTTACCTGACGGGACGCGGCGGATCGGTCAATGCCTCCAATTTCGATCTGGGATTCGACGAGGAGTTGTCCGGCAAGGTGAAGTTCAATATGCTCTATTTGCAGGTGCCCGTCGTGGTCAGCTGGCATTTCAATGTCAGGAGCGTTTCGATACAGCCCCTGGCGGGTGTCTTCTATGGGTTCGGTATCCATGGCAAGGCGAAGTTCAAGGGCGAGAAGGCCGACCTGTTCAAGTCCACCGACCTGGGGGATGGCGCCGAGGAGGAAGCGATGTTCAAACGCTCCGACCTGGGCCTGCGCTTCGGTGCCAACGTGACGTTCAAAAAGCATTACAATGTCAGCCTCGGGTATGACCTGGGCCTGCTGAACATCCTGAAGGATGCCGACGAGGTCAAGGCCAAG
- the panC gene encoding pantoate--beta-alanine ligase: protein MKVFESVKELRAELDKAEQSGIGFVPTMGALHAGHRSLVERARRENGTVVVSVFVNPTQFNDKNDLKHYPRTPEADARLLEEAGADFVLMPTVEEIYPQPDTRQFDFGLIDKVMEGATRPGHFNGVAQVVSRLFDIVRPARAYFGEKDFQQIAVIKSMVAQLALPIEIVECAIVRGEDGLALSSRNTLLDAAHRAAAPHIYATLRASVAQSQEMAPARLKEWVTAEVERNPLLKVIYYQSVDARTMQEVAAWDDSPRIQGCIAVQAGDIRLIDNIRIR from the coding sequence ATGAAAGTATTTGAAAGTGTCAAGGAGCTCCGTGCAGAGCTGGACAAGGCGGAGCAGTCGGGAATCGGCTTCGTACCGACGATGGGTGCCCTGCATGCAGGACACCGCTCGCTCGTGGAGCGTGCCCGGCGGGAAAACGGCACCGTCGTGGTGAGCGTCTTCGTAAACCCCACGCAGTTCAACGACAAAAACGACCTGAAGCATTACCCCCGCACGCCGGAGGCCGATGCCCGCCTGCTGGAAGAGGCCGGGGCGGATTTCGTGCTGATGCCCACGGTCGAGGAGATATATCCCCAGCCCGACACCCGGCAGTTCGATTTCGGACTGATCGACAAGGTGATGGAGGGCGCCACGCGCCCCGGCCATTTCAACGGCGTAGCGCAGGTCGTCAGCCGCCTGTTCGACATCGTGCGCCCCGCACGCGCCTATTTCGGGGAAAAGGATTTCCAGCAGATCGCCGTCATCAAGTCGATGGTGGCCCAGCTGGCGCTTCCCATCGAGATCGTCGAATGCGCGATCGTCCGCGGCGAAGACGGGCTGGCCCTCTCGTCGCGCAACACGCTGCTCGATGCAGCGCACCGGGCCGCAGCGCCGCACATCTACGCCACGCTGCGCGCCTCAGTGGCCCAATCGCAAGAGATGGCTCCCGCACGACTCAAGGAGTGGGTCACGGCCGAGGTGGAACGCAACCCGTTGCTGAAGGTCATCTATTACCAGTCGGTCGACGCACGGACGATGCAGGAGGTCGCCGCCTGGGACGACTCCCCCCGCATCCAGGGCTGCATCGCAGTACAGGCAGGAGATATTCGTTTAATCGACAACATCCGTATCCGATAA
- the panD gene encoding aspartate 1-decarboxylase gives MKFQIEVIKSKIHRVTVTQADLNYVGSITIDEALLEAANIIEGEKVQIMDINNGERFETYVIKGERASGCICLNGAAARKVQVGDVIIIASYALMDFEDAKQFKPWVIFPDTATNHLIG, from the coding sequence ATGAAATTCCAGATTGAAGTCATCAAATCCAAAATCCACCGCGTGACGGTCACACAGGCCGACCTGAATTACGTGGGGAGCATCACCATCGACGAGGCGCTGTTGGAAGCCGCCAACATCATCGAGGGCGAGAAAGTCCAGATCATGGACATCAACAACGGAGAGCGTTTCGAAACCTATGTCATCAAGGGCGAACGCGCAAGCGGCTGTATCTGCCTCAACGGCGCCGCCGCACGCAAAGTACAGGTGGGCGACGTCATCATCATCGCATCCTATGCGCTGATGGATTTCGAGGATGCCAAGCAGTTCAAACCCTGGGTCATCTTCCCCGACACGGCTACCAACCATCTGATCGGATAA
- a CDS encoding DUF456 domain-containing protein, with protein sequence MDIALSVLAFLFTIVGIIGCIVPALPGVVLSYAGLLCAYFTSYSHMSASALWIWLAITVAVSVADYFLPAWMTRRFGGSRAGAIGATVGVFAGFFIFPPIGIILGPFVGAVAGELLNDRGDFPKAILVGFGSFLSFIVGTGLKVVAAVGMLIHVTADTYPAVRDWFATLF encoded by the coding sequence ATGGACATCGCGCTTTCCGTACTTGCATTCCTGTTCACGATCGTCGGCATCATCGGCTGTATCGTCCCCGCCCTGCCGGGCGTGGTGCTCAGTTACGCAGGGCTTCTGTGCGCCTATTTCACCTCCTATTCGCATATGTCGGCATCGGCCCTATGGATATGGCTGGCCATCACCGTGGCCGTCAGTGTGGCCGATTATTTCCTGCCTGCGTGGATGACCCGCAGATTCGGCGGCTCGCGGGCGGGCGCCATCGGGGCCACGGTCGGCGTATTCGCCGGATTTTTCATCTTCCCGCCCATAGGCATCATCCTGGGGCCGTTCGTCGGCGCCGTGGCGGGGGAATTGCTCAACGACCGCGGGGACTTCCCGAAGGCGATCCTCGTGGGTTTCGGTTCCTTCCTCTCATTCATCGTCGGCACGGGGCTCAAGGTCGTAGCCGCCGTCGGGATGCTCATACATGTCACGGCCGACACATACCCCGCCGTGCGGGACTGGTTCGCAACTCTATTTTAA